One window of the Leptotrichia massiliensis genome contains the following:
- a CDS encoding phosphomevalonate kinase — protein sequence MKNKIITNQTCGKLYIAGEYSILTAGQSAIIKNINIFMTSKINFADKYTIFSDMFDYAITLEKTAFDKKTSQIFDKNYSLICEAISVMNEYLKLQNLEIKPFNLEINGKMEIDDIKLGIGSSGSVVVLTIKSILSLYNLEISKEILFKLSSYVLLKRGDNGSMGDIACISYGNLIFYKSFDRKKISELMKNETLESVLKTNWNYEISELQFNKNNLNCNFLVGWTKEPAISSNLINIVKSSIDENFLKNVENTVQDLRIAMKNGDKPMIKKCINKNGKLLQNLNENIYSQKLLKLVNSAQKLDICAKSSGAGGGDCGIALSFNKNDTKTIIDRWEKFGIELLYVEKL from the coding sequence ATGAAAAATAAAATAATAACTAATCAAACTTGTGGAAAACTTTATATTGCTGGAGAATATTCCATTCTAACAGCTGGACAAAGTGCAATCATAAAAAACATAAATATTTTTATGACTTCAAAAATAAATTTTGCTGATAAATACACAATTTTTTCAGATATGTTTGATTATGCCATAACTCTTGAAAAAACTGCTTTCGATAAAAAAACTTCACAAATTTTTGATAAAAATTATTCACTAATCTGTGAAGCAATATCCGTTATGAATGAATATTTAAAATTACAAAATTTGGAAATTAAGCCTTTTAATCTAGAAATTAATGGAAAAATGGAAATAGATGACATAAAACTAGGAATTGGCTCAAGCGGAAGTGTTGTTGTTTTAACAATAAAATCCATTTTAAGCCTCTACAATCTTGAAATTTCAAAGGAAATACTTTTCAAGCTGTCTTCCTATGTGCTGCTAAAACGTGGAGATAACGGATCTATGGGCGATATAGCCTGCATTTCCTACGGAAACTTAATTTTTTATAAATCCTTTGACAGAAAAAAAATTAGTGAGTTAATGAAAAACGAAACTCTGGAAAGTGTTCTAAAAACTAACTGGAATTACGAAATTTCCGAACTTCAGTTTAACAAAAACAATTTAAATTGTAATTTTTTAGTCGGCTGGACAAAAGAACCTGCTATTTCCAGTAATTTAATAAACATCGTAAAAAGTTCCATTGATGAAAACTTTTTAAAAAATGTAGAAAATACCGTACAAGATTTGAGGATTGCCATGAAAAATGGAGATAAGCCAATGATAAAAAAATGCATTAATAAAAATGGGAAATTACTTCAAAACTTAAATGAAAATATCTATAGCCAAAAATTATTAAAATTAGTAAATTCTGCCCAAAAACTGGATATTTGTGCCAAAAGTAGCGGTGCTGGCGGTGGAGATTGCGGAATTGCCCTTTCCTTTAATAAAAATGATACAAAAACTATTATTGATAGATGGGAAAAATTTGGGATTGAATTGCTGTATGTTGAAAAATTATAA
- a CDS encoding autotransporter-associated N-terminal domain-containing protein — protein sequence MSNNLRQIAKDLRSFVKRCKDVHYSDSLLITFLVTGLLTFVPRTLIADVVTEQQEVTAQTYDAITDLRQSFIRARKENEQSLKGAERELAMLLQQGEQVIKSPWASFQFGTGYTNNDWGTTYRGRGGKFLEYYRRDNDLTKYVFDANKHLYGATNLNIPRNQEPNSLTINPANVHEPYKPYVPERMDNINMPNAVSYNPVIYTSNSINLPANYVQNGTTTGYTLNPASPVLNDKAWGSDSTFDRVYSRMRTYDGWNGSTRNVFQSTYNTNLTGTSSTNKGVLYNGNSASGSEVWGHHNSYAGGTTYYSWLPGASWTAGVYYYNLTAPAPNSTKPGGGYTNNTYFTPGSYYTSGFASVVDGNGSTGYDGVSTGFSVPWTAQWRARGETSATLADAIIDYYVENPTVNINANNTNANYYKTVYDNAHTTATNAANAAQAAAIAAHTPFSTTDWWNAYHASMQGTLTAAHYTYTSGQHSAGTDQGTYVRRKINTVAGDLATNAWTWYSTATSNYNSGGYSSLSRRDVLLLTNQTMDVKYLDAHISYNQGNVTGFNGGAFAKALAGANLTIDDVDVSLYNGNAGAYVINTGTSSSSNITLDFQGTSNSIANFNTTNGVIDNRAVGKTDGNVAFNFQEGTSPETGGGLQGTTEIKGQYDVRFKGNNNVVYNMLAAANDLKITNSDAGFTDTLETWNTQNKGRIFTYGNNNVVYYGYGAAVGANSKLSLHDVQMQGDNSIMVALTPLRGASGAAIGTGGIFNGNIELQGAFGGDGGSNNRAIAIYAASSQYKDLNPGAVMAGKGSATGLKDVIVNKFNVGFNSDVRNGISIYSRNGTSVKVGEDNTNNITDGLQDSKRTFADIKLSGVSTGHVMGYAAGELKDNNNMQNFLGNSVTDNRASKIHFAKAVDLMAKNGFAFLATNGGEIKAEGDVRAAGSQSVVAYANGRSNSGDFASKVTVEGKVVAADWLTLNNNAYNGMTDTNKARTYENIGAYAENGGQIEIAGAAAATTFEEAGANTNSDDSLIFGVGAIAKSNGTIKMEDVTIIDNEFGGLYAENGGTIKFKGNIVNQNNNSTTGSIASDTKATVHTAGKTRNAKRISTTNTHTNVSPFYVKRFGTNDAANITFTGDTALDMYDGILLTGNIYGNIRQNGDSTAREWDYAADVTRPADVTEGNIWDNAKYKGMSNVTANILSDNVTIGVINQAAEELVWNQDKAGGSGDGKAATNFLGGIGAYAGKMKIENQDNHLIDVTLINNTMKIDEDVNIEDIEKTKATGTPATDKNDTFNDLKMESTYLTNNGKTISGDARERDLKDAKGKTNYQVKNVGLAMGNSLGRWNDVKNANDTTWRKTRKGESGFTNLGIVNFWGGSKDTTVTSAPITGLLVNFGTVINGDGTKVATVKVDHGNAIVGTDGSVIKNLKNSEIIVTGKYEQPAHIATLGDNANRAAESVASGENYGIVGISDGYVGYNYANENNFTGVDNSVAIRHEDGKIYVAGEKSTGIYAENRNDGLASGVTIDYINTKAGTTGIDVSNSDVTAPDARGVGIALVNSNTNYANGSANAGGVINLTGASDGAFAGWGTKATNFAPGSLDINLGKNDIFTGKNGVGIYAESAEINLLSDKFTVETADNGVGLWAMDDTHVATGANHLKTFQYNYNGASNKNGFAMVFGGRNTQVTTASNDLDIKFTNKADSAGVDLAYEIAESKAATPSTTRGTHKGIAGILVNTNDAGDTVTNRGNIEEDKSSVTNVRAYGAVVNKGTFVNYGNIKLNDSLNEQANKITSEDMKKANVGIFANAANGNAGGTYTTITNHGDITIGDSTNDKNIGSWAIYGYNVNTGAKADGSKSQITVNKNNYGIYSGDGNVNIQQTKILVGNDTVMGHVQTTSGVSTTPGAYPINRQTQYANPNNLLSALDVPRERDSVIGVYIDSNQTRTNTARNINVSADMDIDRFSYGIVMAEKNGGAPTNVTIGTATDQPTIRLAYSTNNNAGGHVKSTKPTNPKVPEEVYEQGNAVYYYSLDTASTGKSYANVTMDGDYNTAYYTKGAIDNYGTIDLRSKYDVDNQNNDSLGFGNVGVFSSNTGVASTNYGTITTGMSDTINMRYSAAMAAGRNVYKTDGTFDRTQEEGYVVNRGIINVKEKEGIGMFATGTGSKALNYGTINLEGESSIGMYLDRGAIGENHGTITGNAQNLKGVVAINGGYIKNYGTINVTGTGSYGIVTDGSRFLVDANGNPTEVLSSTDPRYLTAAAKTAGQTNGKGGTDLYGGTESSIEEGTAGNPKTTGVGTTITAPDIVPLTKISVDGIDTPIFNVESDAANPGDFAKNITVTSSIQTGGTRIIDLNTKDEWGNPAWPHHNREQMSEVTSIGMYVDTSGVRYTNPINGIENLRKLGKVDLYFGTEATLYTNSKAIRIGDKYDENGNLVAKSNILKPFNDALNKLPGGARINPLSASLTWQVLAKISDDNQLSEVYMSKVPYHSFAFDDDKSLINFTNNLDNIYEIARPGSPEKVIFNKLNTLGNGEGHILAQAFDQMRGHIYGGVQQRIKATSDILGGEINGLRGESNGSKDSNKFKAFGQRNEFKTDTAGMPDWFSNAGGFVYVHEDETVRLGESSGWYAGVVNNYFTFKDLSKSYENQAMAKVGAFKQIPLDENGTLRLNIGGDGFIGRNDTKRRFWVIDQEFRAKANYYSYGAGANIGLEKAFVINDGFSIVPSVGIKAEYGRFSGIHEVGDMALNVKSDDYISVKPNVGIDFKYTQPVFKNTNFTATLGFAYENEIGKVNSVENEARIVGAWTDYYTIKGDKEDKKGNFKSHLNLGLDNGRLGFLVNTGYETKGHNFKAGLGLKVLY from the coding sequence ATGAGTAATAACTTACGACAGATTGCTAAAGATTTGCGATCATTTGTGAAAAGATGTAAAGATGTACACTATTCTGACAGCCTGTTAATCACTTTCCTTGTTACTGGGCTTCTTACATTTGTGCCTAGAACACTTATTGCCGATGTGGTTACAGAACAACAGGAAGTAACAGCACAAACATACGATGCCATTACTGATCTTAGACAGTCTTTCATACGTGCTAGAAAAGAAAATGAGCAATCTTTAAAAGGTGCCGAAAGAGAACTTGCAATGTTGTTGCAACAAGGAGAACAAGTAATTAAAAGTCCATGGGCATCATTCCAATTTGGTACAGGATATACAAATAACGACTGGGGAACTACTTACAGAGGACGTGGAGGTAAATTCCTAGAATATTACAGAAGAGATAATGATTTGACTAAATATGTATTTGATGCAAATAAACATTTGTACGGGGCTACTAACTTAAATATACCTCGTAACCAAGAGCCAAATTCATTAACTATTAATCCAGCTAATGTACATGAGCCTTATAAACCTTATGTTCCTGAAAGAATGGATAATATTAATATGCCAAATGCGGTAAGTTATAATCCAGTTATTTATACAAGTAACAGTATAAACTTACCAGCTAATTATGTTCAAAATGGAACTACTACAGGATATACTCTAAATCCTGCAAGCCCAGTATTAAATGATAAAGCTTGGGGAAGTGACAGTACTTTTGATAGAGTTTATAGTAGAATGAGAACTTATGATGGATGGAATGGAAGCACAAGAAATGTTTTTCAAAGTACTTACAATACTAATTTAACAGGAACATCAAGTACTAATAAAGGTGTTTTGTATAATGGAAATAGTGCTTCAGGTAGTGAAGTATGGGGACATCATAATAGCTATGCAGGAGGAACTACTTATTATTCGTGGTTACCAGGTGCTAGCTGGACTGCAGGAGTTTATTACTATAACTTAACTGCACCTGCTCCAAATTCTACTAAACCAGGAGGAGGATATACAAACAATACATACTTTACACCAGGAAGCTATTATACTAGTGGGTTTGCAAGTGTTGTTGATGGTAATGGAAGTACTGGATATGATGGTGTTTCTACAGGATTTAGCGTACCATGGACTGCTCAATGGCGAGCAAGAGGAGAAACTAGTGCAACTCTCGCTGATGCTATTATAGATTATTATGTAGAAAATCCAACTGTAAATATAAATGCTAATAATACCAATGCAAATTATTATAAGACAGTATATGATAATGCTCACACAACTGCAACTAATGCTGCAAATGCAGCTCAAGCAGCAGCAATAGCAGCTCATACACCTTTTTCAACTACTGATTGGTGGAATGCTTACCATGCATCTATGCAAGGGACTTTGACAGCTGCTCATTATACTTATACTTCAGGACAGCACTCAGCAGGAACTGATCAAGGAACTTATGTAAGACGTAAAATAAATACTGTAGCAGGAGATTTAGCTACAAATGCATGGACTTGGTACAGTACAGCAACTAGTAATTATAATAGTGGTGGTTACAGTAGTCTCTCAAGACGTGACGTATTATTGCTTACAAATCAAACTATGGATGTAAAATATCTTGACGCACATATCAGTTATAACCAAGGAAATGTAACTGGATTTAATGGTGGAGCATTTGCAAAAGCTTTAGCTGGTGCAAATTTAACTATTGATGATGTTGATGTTTCATTATATAATGGTAATGCAGGTGCTTACGTAATAAATACAGGAACATCTTCAAGTTCTAATATCACTCTTGATTTTCAAGGAACTAGCAATTCAATAGCAAACTTTAATACAACAAATGGAGTTATTGATAATAGAGCTGTAGGAAAGACAGATGGTAATGTTGCATTTAACTTTCAAGAAGGAACAAGTCCTGAAACTGGTGGTGGATTACAAGGAACTACTGAAATAAAAGGGCAATATGATGTAAGATTTAAAGGTAACAATAATGTTGTATATAATATGCTTGCTGCTGCAAATGACTTAAAAATAACTAATAGTGATGCTGGATTTACTGATACTCTTGAAACATGGAATACACAAAATAAAGGACGTATCTTTACATATGGAAATAATAATGTAGTGTATTATGGATATGGTGCAGCTGTAGGAGCCAATTCTAAATTATCTTTACACGATGTACAAATGCAAGGAGATAATTCCATTATGGTTGCGTTAACACCTCTACGTGGAGCTAGTGGAGCCGCTATAGGTACAGGAGGAATTTTTAATGGAAACATTGAATTGCAAGGAGCTTTTGGTGGAGATGGAGGTTCTAATAACCGTGCAATAGCTATTTATGCTGCAAGTTCACAATATAAAGATCTTAATCCTGGAGCTGTAATGGCAGGTAAAGGTTCAGCTACTGGATTAAAAGATGTCATTGTTAATAAATTTAATGTTGGATTTAATAGTGATGTTAGAAATGGTATCTCAATCTATTCTAGAAATGGAACAAGTGTAAAAGTAGGGGAAGATAATACAAATAATATTACTGATGGATTACAAGATTCTAAAAGAACTTTTGCAGATATAAAATTAAGTGGAGTAAGTACAGGTCATGTAATGGGGTATGCAGCTGGAGAATTAAAAGACAATAATAACATGCAAAACTTCCTCGGAAATAGTGTTACAGATAATAGAGCAAGTAAGATTCATTTTGCAAAAGCCGTTGACTTAATGGCTAAAAATGGATTTGCTTTCCTTGCTACAAATGGTGGGGAAATAAAAGCTGAAGGAGATGTAAGAGCTGCAGGATCTCAATCAGTTGTTGCTTATGCTAACGGACGTTCTAATAGTGGTGATTTCGCTTCTAAAGTAACAGTTGAAGGAAAAGTTGTTGCAGCTGACTGGTTAACATTGAATAACAATGCTTATAACGGAATGACTGATACAAACAAAGCACGTACATATGAAAATATTGGTGCTTATGCTGAAAATGGTGGACAAATTGAGATTGCAGGAGCAGCAGCAGCTACGACATTTGAAGAAGCTGGAGCTAATACAAATTCAGATGACTCTTTAATATTCGGTGTTGGAGCTATTGCTAAAAGTAATGGTACAATAAAAATGGAAGATGTAACTATTATTGACAATGAATTTGGTGGATTGTATGCTGAAAATGGTGGAACAATTAAATTTAAAGGTAATATTGTAAACCAAAACAATAATAGTACAACAGGTTCTATTGCTTCTGATACTAAAGCTACGGTTCATACAGCTGGAAAAACTAGAAATGCGAAAAGAATCAGTACAACAAATACTCATACAAATGTTTCGCCATTCTATGTAAAACGTTTTGGAACAAATGATGCTGCGAATATTACATTTACAGGCGATACAGCTCTTGATATGTATGATGGAATATTATTAACTGGAAATATTTATGGAAATATTCGTCAAAATGGAGATTCAACTGCTAGAGAATGGGATTATGCAGCAGATGTTACTCGTCCAGCTGACGTAACTGAAGGTAATATTTGGGATAATGCTAAATATAAAGGTATGAGCAACGTTACAGCTAATATTCTATCAGATAATGTAACTATAGGTGTGATTAATCAAGCTGCTGAAGAATTGGTATGGAATCAAGATAAAGCAGGTGGAAGTGGAGACGGAAAAGCGGCAACAAACTTCTTAGGTGGAATTGGTGCTTATGCTGGTAAAATGAAAATTGAAAATCAGGATAATCATTTAATAGATGTTACTTTAATCAATAATACTATGAAAATTGATGAAGATGTTAATATAGAAGATATTGAAAAAACAAAAGCAACAGGTACCCCAGCTACTGATAAAAATGATACTTTCAATGATCTTAAAATGGAAAGTACTTATTTGACAAATAATGGTAAGACAATTTCAGGAGATGCTAGAGAGAGAGACTTAAAAGATGCAAAAGGAAAAACTAATTATCAAGTTAAAAATGTTGGACTTGCAATGGGGAACTCTTTGGGCAGATGGAATGATGTTAAAAATGCTAATGATACAACATGGAGAAAAACAAGAAAAGGTGAATCAGGATTTACTAACTTAGGAATAGTAAACTTCTGGGGAGGTTCTAAAGATACTACTGTTACATCAGCACCAATTACAGGACTTCTTGTAAACTTTGGAACTGTCATAAATGGTGATGGAACTAAGGTTGCAACTGTAAAAGTAGATCACGGTAATGCTATTGTTGGAACTGACGGAAGTGTTATTAAAAACCTTAAAAATTCTGAAATTATTGTAACAGGTAAATATGAACAACCTGCTCATATTGCAACATTAGGAGATAATGCAAATAGAGCTGCAGAATCTGTTGCTAGTGGTGAAAACTACGGTATTGTTGGTATTTCTGATGGATATGTTGGATATAACTATGCTAATGAAAATAACTTTACTGGTGTTGACAACTCTGTTGCAATTAGACATGAAGATGGAAAAATTTATGTTGCAGGAGAAAAATCAACAGGTATATATGCTGAAAATAGAAATGATGGATTGGCAAGTGGTGTAACAATTGATTATATAAATACTAAAGCAGGAACAACTGGTATTGATGTTTCAAACTCAGATGTAACAGCTCCTGATGCGAGAGGAGTAGGTATCGCATTAGTAAACAGCAATACAAATTATGCTAATGGATCTGCTAATGCTGGAGGAGTAATCAATCTTACAGGTGCAAGTGATGGAGCCTTTGCTGGATGGGGAACAAAAGCAACTAATTTTGCTCCTGGTTCACTTGATATTAACTTAGGTAAAAATGATATTTTCACAGGTAAAAATGGTGTAGGTATTTATGCTGAAAGTGCTGAAATAAACTTACTTTCTGATAAGTTTACAGTAGAAACAGCTGATAATGGAGTAGGATTATGGGCAATGGATGATACTCATGTTGCAACTGGTGCAAATCACTTGAAGACATTCCAATACAATTACAACGGAGCAAGTAATAAAAATGGATTTGCTATGGTATTTGGTGGTAGAAATACACAAGTGACAACTGCTTCAAATGATTTAGATATTAAATTTACTAATAAAGCTGATTCTGCAGGTGTAGACTTGGCATACGAAATAGCTGAATCAAAAGCAGCAACTCCATCAACTACTAGAGGTACACATAAAGGTATCGCTGGTATCTTAGTAAACACTAATGATGCTGGAGACACTGTAACTAACAGAGGTAACATTGAAGAAGATAAATCATCTGTTACTAATGTAAGAGCTTATGGAGCTGTAGTTAATAAAGGTACATTTGTAAACTATGGTAACATTAAACTTAATGATTCATTGAATGAACAAGCTAACAAGATTACTTCTGAAGATATGAAGAAAGCCAATGTTGGTATCTTTGCAAACGCTGCTAATGGTAATGCTGGTGGAACTTATACAACTATTACAAACCACGGAGATATTACAATTGGAGATTCTACAAATGATAAGAATATAGGAAGCTGGGCTATTTATGGATATAACGTAAATACAGGTGCTAAAGCTGATGGAAGTAAATCTCAAATTACAGTTAACAAAAATAACTACGGAATTTACTCAGGAGATGGAAATGTAAATATCCAACAAACTAAGATTTTAGTAGGAAATGACACTGTAATGGGACATGTTCAAACAACATCAGGAGTATCAACTACACCAGGAGCATACCCAATTAATAGACAAACTCAATATGCTAACCCTAATAACTTATTATCAGCATTAGATGTTCCAAGAGAAAGAGATTCAGTAATCGGGGTTTACATTGATAGTAATCAAACTAGAACAAATACTGCAAGAAACATTAATGTAAGTGCTGATATGGATATCGACAGATTCTCATACGGTATTGTAATGGCTGAGAAAAATGGAGGAGCACCAACAAATGTAACAATTGGTACTGCTACAGATCAACCAACAATTAGATTGGCATACTCTACAAATAACAATGCAGGTGGACATGTTAAATCAACAAAACCTACAAACCCTAAAGTTCCAGAAGAAGTTTATGAACAAGGAAATGCTGTATATTACTACTCATTAGATACTGCATCAACAGGAAAATCTTATGCTAACGTAACAATGGATGGAGATTACAATACAGCTTACTATACAAAAGGGGCAATTGATAACTACGGAACAATTGACCTAAGATCTAAATATGATGTTGATAATCAAAATAACGATAGTTTAGGATTCGGAAACGTTGGGGTATTCTCAAGTAACACTGGAGTAGCTTCAACTAACTACGGAACAATTACAACTGGTATGTCAGATACAATCAACATGAGATATTCAGCAGCGATGGCCGCAGGACGTAATGTTTATAAAACTGACGGAACATTTGACAGAACACAAGAAGAAGGATACGTTGTAAATAGAGGAATAATCAATGTTAAGGAAAAAGAAGGTATCGGAATGTTCGCAACTGGTACTGGATCTAAAGCACTTAACTATGGAACAATTAACCTAGAAGGTGAAAGTTCAATCGGTATGTACCTTGACAGAGGAGCAATCGGAGAAAACCACGGAACAATTACTGGTAATGCTCAAAACTTGAAAGGGGTAGTTGCAATCAATGGAGGATACATTAAGAACTATGGAACTATTAATGTAACAGGAACAGGTTCTTATGGAATCGTAACTGATGGTTCAAGATTCCTTGTTGACGCAAACGGAAATCCTACAGAAGTTCTTTCATCAACAGATCCAAGATACTTAACTGCAGCAGCTAAAACTGCAGGACAAACTAACGGAAAAGGTGGAACTGACTTATATGGAGGAACTGAATCTTCAATTGAAGAAGGTACAGCAGGAAATCCTAAGACAACAGGAGTTGGAACAACTATAACTGCTCCAGACATCGTACCGTTAACTAAGATAAGTGTTGATGGTATTGATACTCCAATCTTCAATGTTGAAAGTGATGCTGCAAACCCTGGAGATTTTGCTAAGAATATAACTGTAACAAGTAGTATTCAAACTGGTGGAACAAGAATAATTGATCTTAATACGAAAGATGAATGGGGTAACCCAGCTTGGCCTCACCATAACAGAGAGCAAATGTCAGAAGTTACAAGTATCGGAATGTATGTTGATACATCAGGAGTTAGATATACTAACCCAATCAATGGTATTGAAAACTTACGTAAATTAGGAAAAGTTGACTTGTACTTCGGAACAGAAGCAACACTTTATACAAACTCTAAAGCAATTAGAATTGGAGATAAATATGACGAAAATGGAAATCTTGTTGCTAAGAGTAATATCTTGAAACCATTTAACGATGCGTTGAATAAATTACCAGGTGGAGCAAGAATTAATCCATTATCAGCAAGCTTAACTTGGCAAGTATTAGCAAAAATATCTGATGATAATCAATTATCAGAAGTGTACATGAGTAAAGTACCTTACCACTCATTTGCATTTGATGATGATAAATCACTTATAAACTTTACTAATAACTTGGATAACATTTATGAAATTGCAAGACCAGGAAGCCCTGAAAAAGTTATCTTTAATAAACTTAATACTTTAGGTAATGGAGAAGGACATATCCTAGCTCAAGCATTTGACCAAATGAGAGGACACATTTATGGTGGAGTTCAACAAAGAATTAAAGCAACATCTGATATTCTTGGTGGAGAAATAAATGGACTTAGAGGAGAATCTAATGGTTCTAAAGATTCTAACAAGTTCAAAGCCTTTGGACAAAGAAATGAATTTAAAACTGATACAGCTGGAATGCCTGATTGGTTCAGTAATGCAGGAGGATTTGTTTATGTTCACGAAGATGAAACTGTAAGACTTGGTGAATCTTCTGGATGGTATGCAGGGGTTGTAAACAACTACTTTACATTCAAAGATTTATCTAAATCATACGAAAATCAAGCAATGGCTAAAGTTGGAGCATTCAAACAAATACCACTTGATGAAAATGGAACTCTTAGACTTAACATAGGTGGAGACGGATTCATCGGTAGAAACGATACTAAACGTAGATTCTGGGTAATTGATCAAGAATTTAGAGCAAAAGCTAATTACTATTCTTATGGTGCAGGAGCAAACATTGGACTTGAAAAAGCATTTGTAATAAATGATGGATTTAGCATTGTTCCAAGTGTAGGAATTAAAGCTGAATACGGAAGATTCTCAGGAATCCACGAAGTTGGAGATATGGCATTGAATGTTAAGAGCGATGACTACATTTCAGTAAAACCAAATGTAGGAATTGACTTCAAATACACTCAACCAGTGTTCAAGAATACAAACTTCACAGCTACATTAGGATTTGCTTATGAAAATGAAATTGGAAAAGTAAACAGTGTAGAAAATGAAGCAAGAATTGTAGGAGCATGGACAGACTATTATACAATCAAAGGAGATAAAGAAGACAAGAAAGGAAACTTCAAGTCACATCTAAACTTAGGATTGGATAATGGAAGATTAGGATTCTTAGTAAACACAGGATACGAAACAAAAGGACATAACTTCAAAGCAGGATTAGGATTGAAAGTATTGTACTAA
- a CDS encoding nitroreductase family protein, producing MNEVIKQLQNRRSVREFTGETIKEEDLKTILATAQRAANSVNGQQTSLIIIKDKEKLEKIAELCGGQKHITQAGAFVFVLVDFHRGVYAANSVGKRNIGPKSADGLLVGAVDAGIMVNALQTAAHALGYGTTVIGAIRKATKEFIKMLELPEYVFPIVGTTIGVPVERKLTRVKPRVPLDTFVFEDTYNAKKVEEGVEFHEKDTIEWREENGTPQLPSYKEMIARIYENFYNTSKQDLEDQGFRFADELDKK from the coding sequence ATGAATGAAGTAATAAAACAATTGCAAAATAGACGTTCTGTAAGGGAATTTACAGGGGAAACGATAAAAGAAGAAGATTTAAAGACAATACTTGCGACTGCTCAAAGAGCTGCAAATTCAGTTAATGGACAGCAGACTTCGTTAATTATCATAAAAGATAAGGAAAAATTGGAAAAAATTGCAGAACTTTGCGGAGGACAGAAACATATTACACAGGCTGGTGCTTTTGTATTTGTCTTAGTTGACTTTCATCGTGGAGTTTATGCTGCAAATTCTGTTGGAAAGAGAAATATTGGACCAAAATCTGCGGATGGATTGCTAGTTGGTGCAGTGGACGCTGGAATAATGGTAAATGCATTGCAAACTGCGGCTCATGCACTTGGATACGGGACTACTGTAATTGGGGCAATAAGAAAAGCAACAAAAGAATTTATAAAAATGTTGGAACTTCCAGAATATGTATTTCCAATTGTTGGGACTACTATCGGAGTGCCTGTTGAAAGAAAATTGACAAGAGTAAAACCAAGAGTTCCATTAGATACATTTGTATTTGAAGATACTTATAATGCGAAAAAAGTGGAGGAAGGAGTGGAATTTCACGAAAAAGACACGATAGAATGGCGTGAAGAAAATGGTACACCACAATTACCTTCATACAAGGAAATGATTGCAAGAATTTACGAAAATTTCTATAATACATCAAAACAGGACTTGGAAGATCAGGGATTCAGATTTGCTGATGAACTGGATAAGAAATAA
- a CDS encoding ACP phosphodiesterase has protein sequence MNFLAHSLISLEIDEKANKKTLYGNFTGDFYKGLVDKIDLSDELKEGIVLHRIIDGISDRNENFLNELLTEKFGIFKGIVADMFIDHFLSQNFNRLFNENINNIEKKILYNVSENQKVFPKNFVGTFKWINSEKVMSNYKNIDFLERAFYGISQRVRKGEILKLAVQELKKGYNSFEERSINEFFYVKEESIKKFFENKV, from the coding sequence ATGAATTTTTTAGCACATTCGCTGATTTCGTTGGAAATTGATGAAAAGGCAAATAAAAAAACGCTGTATGGAAATTTTACCGGAGATTTTTACAAAGGGTTAGTTGATAAAATAGATCTTTCTGATGAATTGAAAGAAGGAATTGTCTTACATAGGATAATAGACGGCATTTCTGATAGGAATGAGAATTTTCTAAATGAGTTGCTTACAGAAAAATTTGGTATTTTTAAAGGAATTGTGGCAGATATGTTTATTGATCATTTTTTATCCCAAAATTTTAATAGATTATTCAATGAAAATATTAATAATATTGAAAAGAAAATATTGTATAATGTATCTGAAAATCAAAAAGTTTTTCCAAAAAATTTTGTTGGAACTTTCAAATGGATTAACAGTGAGAAAGTAATGTCAAATTACAAAAATATTGATTTTTTGGAGCGTGCATTTTATGGAATTTCTCAAAGAGTTAGAAAAGGAGAGATTTTAAAATTAGCTGTGCAAGAATTAAAAAAAGGCTATAATTCTTTTGAAGAAAGATCAATAAACGAATTTTTTTATGTAAAAGAAGAAAGTATAAAAAAATTTTTTGAAAATAAAGTTTGA